From Hippoglossus stenolepis isolate QCI-W04-F060 chromosome 4, HSTE1.2, whole genome shotgun sequence, a single genomic window includes:
- the fxyd6 gene encoding FXYD domain-containing ion transport regulator 6: METILLFLSSLLVCVAAVADPTAQDLKEKEENPFIYDYESLRIGGLALAVVLFTLGILLILSRRCRCSINQKPRAPGNEEAQEEDLIVSKAAAAAKETPAEN; this comes from the exons atggaaactattttgctcttcctctcctcacttcTGGTCTGTGTGGCTG CTGTAGCAGACCCCACTGCACAGG atctgaaggagaaagaagaaaatccatttatttatg ACTATGAGAGTCTCAGGATTGGGGGATTGGCACTTGCAGTGGTGCTGTTCACACTGGGCATTCTGCTCATCCTTA GTCGGCGGTGCCGCTGCAGTATCAACCAGAAACCCAG GGCCCCTGGAAACGAGGAGGCGCAGGAGGAGGACCTGATTGTCTCCAAGG ctgcagcagccgccAAAGAGACTCCGGCAGAGAACTGA
- the tmprss13a gene encoding transmembrane protease serine 13a — translation MAKRDPNEPPPPYYPITVHSLPPLKPYDDVAYGVGPGLTPPTHPHYIAQYSPPVTVPQVSHSAHSHKRRRCCENNAQCYGGSGGVFLVLALLALATWLGVRYGTRLATAAILFGEEDYYGEDNSLPKYDTCPNNTVHCDGKKDCQLGSDETNCVAFGKDNRLLVKTSQDGRFLPVCYSGWDQSYAQQTCAQLGFGKHYATNAMKSQESIALELTERAPLPIQSLVNVSSSCPNQEIVSLQCVDCGKQQSSSKIIGGNLAKTGQWPWQLSLHFRQSHVCGAVLISPDFLLTAAHCFPRGNSLTLLAKNWKVYAGTVSLNSLPKSYHVKRILLNQNYNNKTNDLDVALIKLKSPVVFSDKVQPVCLPTIGQTFPQGTKCWTTGFGATVAGSGTVSNDLMEVTVDIIDRQVCNGPSVYGGRVSKNMLCAGKLEGGKDSCQGDSGGPLVCQSDSRWYLMGITSWGSGCGEKNKPGVYTNVKSVLPWIYSKMQQEKP, via the exons ATGGCAAAGCGTGACCCG AACGAACCCCCTCCTCCTTACTACCCTATTACTGTGCACTCATTGCCCCCCCTCAAGCCCTACGACGATGTAGCATACGGGGTGGGCCCCGGCCTGACACCCCCCACCCATCCACATTACATCGCCCAGTATTCACCACCTGTGACTGTTCCGCAAGTCTCACACTCAG CCCACAGCCATAAGAGGAGGAGATGCTGTGAGAATAATGCCCAGTGTTACGGAGGGTCAGGGGGAGTTTTCCTGGTGCTCGCTCTGCTGGCACTGGCCACCTGGCTTGGAg TCCGTTACGGCACCAGGCTGGCGACCGCAGCGATCCTGTTCGGTGAGGAGGATTATTACGGAGAAGATAACTCTTTACCCAAGTACGACACCTGCCCCAACAATACTGTCCATTGTGATGGAAAGAAAGACTGTCAACTGGGTAGCGACGAAACAAACTGTG TGGCATTTGGTAAGGACAATCGTCTGCTGGTCAAAACATCTCAAGATGGCCGCTTCCTACCAGTGTGCTACAGCGGCTGGGACCAGAGCTACGCTCAACAGACCTGTGCTCAGCTAGGTTTCGGAAA GCACTATGCCACCAATGCAATGAAATCTCAGGAGTCCATTGCTTTAGAATTGACCGAAAGAGCACCTTTGCCTATCCAGAGTCTGGTGAATGTCAG TTCTTCCTGTCCAAACCAGGAGATCGTTTCCCTGCAGTGTGTGG ACTGTGGTAAGCAGCAGTCTAGTTCCAAGATCATTGGGGGCAACTTAGCCAAGACAGGTCAGTGGCCTTGGCAGTTGTCGCTCCACTTCAGACAATCCCACGTCTGCGGCGCAGTCCTGATCTCCCCGGATTTTTTGCTGACCGCTGCCCACTGCTTCCCGAG AGGCAACTCTTTGACTCTCTTAGCGAAGAACTGGAAAGTGTATGCTGGAACGGTGTCTCTGAACAGTCTGCCTAAGTCTTATCATGTGAAGAGGATCCTGCTCAACCAGAACTACAACAACAAGACTAACGACTTAGATGTTGCTCTGATCAAACTTAAATCTCCAGTTGTTTTCAGCG ATAAAGTTCAACCAGTTTGTCTGCCAACAATTGGCCAGACATTTCCCCAAGGAACCAAATGCTGGACCACTGGCTTCGGCGCCACTGTGGCAGGATCAG GCACTGTCTCTAATGATCTGATGGAAGTGACTGTGGACATCATTGATAGACAAGTGTGTAACGGCCCCAGTGTGTATGGAGGCAGAGTGAGCAAAAACATGCTCTGTGCTGGTAAACTGGAGGGAGGCAAGGATTCCTGTCAG GGCGACAGTGGCGGACCTCTGGTCTGTCAGTCTGACAGCCGTTGGTACTTGATGGGGATCACGAGTTGGGGGTCtggctgtggagagaaaaacaagccCGGAGTTTATACCAACGTCAAAAGTGTTCTTCCCTGGATCTATAGCAAGATGCAG CAAGAGAAGCCGTGA